A genomic window from Bombus pyrosoma isolate SC7728 linkage group LG8, ASM1482585v1, whole genome shotgun sequence includes:
- the LOC122570382 gene encoding zinc finger protein 724-like isoform X1: protein MSEYASMSFTLNPEENCKNDMVQMQSINLVCPVCDVGYINKKEFYDHLRIHAGDVLLKHVQWLKNANNELETVSKHHNSKKIDDNPYETTLRPFKCHQCSLTFDRASQYDYHHRSIHLGEKSQLCEICGKGFFRKADLKTHLNIHLGTNVCICEVCGRKFNHISNLIRHCRMHAGEKLYPCSICGKRFTQISSLARHKRIHERVKDDVKHHLQTNFNNINLQKKDHAMYKNKFVEGNAPSQQKIVKRQHYCKICGESFNFIFLLREHEKSHSQTLECKNNEVSFQKATELKEQTQCTNNFDFLENETNMKKASPLDAIIYITSEQLKKINLENIEDSRNHISQEDLCETKILGAEELSVSEEVAFNDEQTQLVHDSPLLLCKSNNSTERENVAYAGPLDENILKNKLCIQTYESDLQKSGTISNYNTLINTPLNVTDMFQKIDLSESSNNEHLNSDSNIHKNEEINLVQSEKISDDLNDINNIVNHDEPMLRLVQTETGEQFYEFLINNLVEKLPNPQIVESTKCSENKDNSTNMNEENHAEQSIRDDIHNDLNYSQYELQGEEKNFTNQILLDTQSEFDKYVETNFEVFERLNYDDSPERFLEFVESGLENQNSKISDCNKDSDEFLQFQNFSEIDTVESNVKDDIIDDNNSNNQIVETDEKQEQNEDVTSSNEKLEDEQDSKKSKTFLIKFQCTICEKSFSTSYNYKQHIGTHFADQQKFHCKDCKMSFAWKSTLNKHIASNHRPDGPQKFACDICNKIYNTSSQVNEHVKRDHLKQRNHVCSQCGKSFFKKYDLKMHNRIHTDERPYVCRACGKRFHHRSHIVRHERIHF from the exons atGTCTGAATATGCGAGCATGTCATTCACTTTAAATCCAGAAGAGAATTGTAAGAATGATATGGTTCAAATGCAGTCTATCAATCTTGTTTGTCCAGTGTGTGATGTTggatacataaataaaaaagaattctatGATCATTTACGTATCCATGCTGGAGATGTATTACTAAAGCATGTGCAATGgttaaaaaatgcaaacaaTGAATTAGAAACAGTGTCAAAACATCATAATTCAAAAAAAATTGATGATAATCCTTATGAAACTACATTAAGGCCTTTCAAATGCCATCAGTGCAGTTTAACTTTTGACAGAGCTTCTCAATATGATTATCATCATCGAAGTATACATTTAGGTGAAAAGTCACAGCTCTGTGAAATTTGTGGCAAAGGTTTCTTTCGCAAGGCAGATTTAAAAACACATTTAAACATTCATTTAGGAACAAATGTTTGTATCTGTGAAGTTTGTGGGAGAAAATTTAATCACATATCTAATTTAATCAGACACTGCAGAATGCATGCTG GGGAAAAATTATATCCATGTTCCATTTGTGGAAAACGTTTTACTCAAATTAGTTCCCTTGCAAGACACAAACGTATTCACGAAAGGGTAAAGGATGATGTTAAACATCATTTGCAAACTAATTTCAACAATATCAATTTACAGAAAAAAGATCATgcaatgtacaaaaataag TTTGTTGAAGGTAATGCACCTAGTCAGCAAAAGATTGTTAAGAGACAACATTACTGTAAGATTTGTGGtgaaagtttcaattttatttttctcttaagGGAGCACGAAAAATCCCATTCGCAAACTTTGGAGTGCAAAAACAATGAGGTG AGTTTTCAGAAAGCTACAGAACTGAAAGAACAAACACAATGTACTAATAATTTTGactttcttgaaaatgaaacaaatatgaaaaaagcTTCACCATTGgatgcaattatttatatcacgtCAGAacag TTAAAGAAAATCAATCTGGAGAATATTGAAGATAGTAGAAATCACATTTCACAAGAAGATCTatgcgaaacaaaaattttgggCGCTGAAGAATTAAGTGTTTCTGAGGAGGTAGCATTTAACGATGAACAAACACAACTTGTTCATGATAGTCCgcttttattatgtaaatccAATAATTctacagaaagagaaaatgtagCATATGCTGGTCCAttagatgaaaatattcttaaaaataaattatgtattcaaacGTACGAATCGGATTTACAAAAATCCGGAACAATATCGAATTATAACACCCTAATAAATACTCCTCTGAATGTTACCGATATGTTTCAAAAGATAGATCTATCGGAATCTAGTAACAATGAACATCTTAATTCCGattcaaatatacataaaaatgaggaaataaatttagtacaaagtgaaaaaatatcCGATGATTTGAAcgacataaataatattgtaaatcaTGATGAGCCAATGTTGCGTTTAGTACAAACAGAAACAGGGgaacaattttatgaatttctaattaataatttagttgAAAAACTGCCGAATCCGCAAATTGTTGAGTCCACAAAATGCTCCGAGAATAAAGATAACAGTACAAATATGAATGAAGAAAATCATGCAGAGCAGAGTATACGAGATGATATACATAACGATTTGAATTATTCACAATATGAATTACAAGGCGaggaaaaaaattttacaaatcagATTCTATTAGACACACAAAGTGAATTCGATAAATatgttgaaacaaatttcgaaGTATTCGAAAGATTAAATTACGACGATAGTCCCGAGCGATTTCTTGAATTTGTGGAATCAGGACTTGAAAATCAAAACTCGAAAATTTCAGATTGTAACAAAGATAGTGATGAATTcttacaatttcaaaattttagcGAAATTGACACTGTAGAATCGAATGTAAAAGATGATATTATCGATGacaataatagtaataatcaAATCGTTGAAACAGATGAAAAACAAGAGCAAAATGAAGATGTGACAAGtagtaatgaaaaattagagGATGAACAAGACTCAAAGAAGTCGAAaacgtttttaataaagtttcaatGTACAATATGTGAAAAGTCATTTTCAACTAGTTACAATTACAAGCAACACATCGGTACCCATTTCGCAGACCagcaaaaatttcattgcaaaGACTGTAAAATGTCATTTGCTTGGAAATCAACGTTAAATAAACACATTGCGAGCAATCATAGGCCAGATGGTCCACAGAAGTTTGCATgtgatatatgtaataaaatttataatacttctTCACAAGTAAAT GAGCATGTAAAACGAGATCATTTAAAACAACGGAACCATGTTTGTTCTCAGTGCggtaaatcattttttaaaaaatacgatttgAAAATGCATAATAGAATTCATACTGACGAACGGCCATATGTTTGTCGCGCTTGTGGAAAAAGATTTCATCATCGAAGTCACATTGTTCGTCACGAACGCATACACTTTTAG
- the LOC122570382 gene encoding zinc finger protein 724-like isoform X2 yields the protein MSEYASMSFTLNPEENCKNDMVQMQSINLVCPVCDVGYINKKEFYDHLRIHAGDVLLKHVQWLKNANNELETVSKHHNSKKIDDNPYETTLRPFKCHQCSLTFDRASQYDYHHRSIHLGEKSQLCEICGKGFFRKADLKTHLNIHLGTNVCICEVCGRKFNHISNLIRHCRMHAGEKLYPCSICGKRFTQISSLARHKRIHERVKDDVKHHLQTNFNNINLQKKDHAMYKNKFVEGNAPSQQKIVKRQHYCKICGESFNFIFLLREHEKSHSQTLECKNNESFQKATELKEQTQCTNNFDFLENETNMKKASPLDAIIYITSEQLKKINLENIEDSRNHISQEDLCETKILGAEELSVSEEVAFNDEQTQLVHDSPLLLCKSNNSTERENVAYAGPLDENILKNKLCIQTYESDLQKSGTISNYNTLINTPLNVTDMFQKIDLSESSNNEHLNSDSNIHKNEEINLVQSEKISDDLNDINNIVNHDEPMLRLVQTETGEQFYEFLINNLVEKLPNPQIVESTKCSENKDNSTNMNEENHAEQSIRDDIHNDLNYSQYELQGEEKNFTNQILLDTQSEFDKYVETNFEVFERLNYDDSPERFLEFVESGLENQNSKISDCNKDSDEFLQFQNFSEIDTVESNVKDDIIDDNNSNNQIVETDEKQEQNEDVTSSNEKLEDEQDSKKSKTFLIKFQCTICEKSFSTSYNYKQHIGTHFADQQKFHCKDCKMSFAWKSTLNKHIASNHRPDGPQKFACDICNKIYNTSSQVNEHVKRDHLKQRNHVCSQCGKSFFKKYDLKMHNRIHTDERPYVCRACGKRFHHRSHIVRHERIHF from the exons atGTCTGAATATGCGAGCATGTCATTCACTTTAAATCCAGAAGAGAATTGTAAGAATGATATGGTTCAAATGCAGTCTATCAATCTTGTTTGTCCAGTGTGTGATGTTggatacataaataaaaaagaattctatGATCATTTACGTATCCATGCTGGAGATGTATTACTAAAGCATGTGCAATGgttaaaaaatgcaaacaaTGAATTAGAAACAGTGTCAAAACATCATAATTCAAAAAAAATTGATGATAATCCTTATGAAACTACATTAAGGCCTTTCAAATGCCATCAGTGCAGTTTAACTTTTGACAGAGCTTCTCAATATGATTATCATCATCGAAGTATACATTTAGGTGAAAAGTCACAGCTCTGTGAAATTTGTGGCAAAGGTTTCTTTCGCAAGGCAGATTTAAAAACACATTTAAACATTCATTTAGGAACAAATGTTTGTATCTGTGAAGTTTGTGGGAGAAAATTTAATCACATATCTAATTTAATCAGACACTGCAGAATGCATGCTG GGGAAAAATTATATCCATGTTCCATTTGTGGAAAACGTTTTACTCAAATTAGTTCCCTTGCAAGACACAAACGTATTCACGAAAGGGTAAAGGATGATGTTAAACATCATTTGCAAACTAATTTCAACAATATCAATTTACAGAAAAAAGATCATgcaatgtacaaaaataag TTTGTTGAAGGTAATGCACCTAGTCAGCAAAAGATTGTTAAGAGACAACATTACTGTAAGATTTGTGGtgaaagtttcaattttatttttctcttaagGGAGCACGAAAAATCCCATTCGCAAACTTTGGAGTGCAAAAACAATGAG AGTTTTCAGAAAGCTACAGAACTGAAAGAACAAACACAATGTACTAATAATTTTGactttcttgaaaatgaaacaaatatgaaaaaagcTTCACCATTGgatgcaattatttatatcacgtCAGAacag TTAAAGAAAATCAATCTGGAGAATATTGAAGATAGTAGAAATCACATTTCACAAGAAGATCTatgcgaaacaaaaattttgggCGCTGAAGAATTAAGTGTTTCTGAGGAGGTAGCATTTAACGATGAACAAACACAACTTGTTCATGATAGTCCgcttttattatgtaaatccAATAATTctacagaaagagaaaatgtagCATATGCTGGTCCAttagatgaaaatattcttaaaaataaattatgtattcaaacGTACGAATCGGATTTACAAAAATCCGGAACAATATCGAATTATAACACCCTAATAAATACTCCTCTGAATGTTACCGATATGTTTCAAAAGATAGATCTATCGGAATCTAGTAACAATGAACATCTTAATTCCGattcaaatatacataaaaatgaggaaataaatttagtacaaagtgaaaaaatatcCGATGATTTGAAcgacataaataatattgtaaatcaTGATGAGCCAATGTTGCGTTTAGTACAAACAGAAACAGGGgaacaattttatgaatttctaattaataatttagttgAAAAACTGCCGAATCCGCAAATTGTTGAGTCCACAAAATGCTCCGAGAATAAAGATAACAGTACAAATATGAATGAAGAAAATCATGCAGAGCAGAGTATACGAGATGATATACATAACGATTTGAATTATTCACAATATGAATTACAAGGCGaggaaaaaaattttacaaatcagATTCTATTAGACACACAAAGTGAATTCGATAAATatgttgaaacaaatttcgaaGTATTCGAAAGATTAAATTACGACGATAGTCCCGAGCGATTTCTTGAATTTGTGGAATCAGGACTTGAAAATCAAAACTCGAAAATTTCAGATTGTAACAAAGATAGTGATGAATTcttacaatttcaaaattttagcGAAATTGACACTGTAGAATCGAATGTAAAAGATGATATTATCGATGacaataatagtaataatcaAATCGTTGAAACAGATGAAAAACAAGAGCAAAATGAAGATGTGACAAGtagtaatgaaaaattagagGATGAACAAGACTCAAAGAAGTCGAAaacgtttttaataaagtttcaatGTACAATATGTGAAAAGTCATTTTCAACTAGTTACAATTACAAGCAACACATCGGTACCCATTTCGCAGACCagcaaaaatttcattgcaaaGACTGTAAAATGTCATTTGCTTGGAAATCAACGTTAAATAAACACATTGCGAGCAATCATAGGCCAGATGGTCCACAGAAGTTTGCATgtgatatatgtaataaaatttataatacttctTCACAAGTAAAT GAGCATGTAAAACGAGATCATTTAAAACAACGGAACCATGTTTGTTCTCAGTGCggtaaatcattttttaaaaaatacgatttgAAAATGCATAATAGAATTCATACTGACGAACGGCCATATGTTTGTCGCGCTTGTGGAAAAAGATTTCATCATCGAAGTCACATTGTTCGTCACGAACGCATACACTTTTAG
- the LOC122570382 gene encoding zinc finger protein 724-like isoform X3: MSEYASMSFTLNPEENCKNDMVQMQSINLVCPVCDVGYINKKEFYDHLRIHAGDVLLKHVQWLKNANNELETVSKHHNSKKIDDNPYETTLRPFKCHQCSLTFDRASQYDYHHRSIHLGEKSQLCEICGKGFFRKADLKTHLNIHLGTNVCICEVCGRKFNHISNLIRHCRMHAGEKLYPCSICGKRFTQISSLARHKRIHERKKDHAMYKNKFVEGNAPSQQKIVKRQHYCKICGESFNFIFLLREHEKSHSQTLECKNNEVSFQKATELKEQTQCTNNFDFLENETNMKKASPLDAIIYITSEQLKKINLENIEDSRNHISQEDLCETKILGAEELSVSEEVAFNDEQTQLVHDSPLLLCKSNNSTERENVAYAGPLDENILKNKLCIQTYESDLQKSGTISNYNTLINTPLNVTDMFQKIDLSESSNNEHLNSDSNIHKNEEINLVQSEKISDDLNDINNIVNHDEPMLRLVQTETGEQFYEFLINNLVEKLPNPQIVESTKCSENKDNSTNMNEENHAEQSIRDDIHNDLNYSQYELQGEEKNFTNQILLDTQSEFDKYVETNFEVFERLNYDDSPERFLEFVESGLENQNSKISDCNKDSDEFLQFQNFSEIDTVESNVKDDIIDDNNSNNQIVETDEKQEQNEDVTSSNEKLEDEQDSKKSKTFLIKFQCTICEKSFSTSYNYKQHIGTHFADQQKFHCKDCKMSFAWKSTLNKHIASNHRPDGPQKFACDICNKIYNTSSQVNEHVKRDHLKQRNHVCSQCGKSFFKKYDLKMHNRIHTDERPYVCRACGKRFHHRSHIVRHERIHF, from the exons atGTCTGAATATGCGAGCATGTCATTCACTTTAAATCCAGAAGAGAATTGTAAGAATGATATGGTTCAAATGCAGTCTATCAATCTTGTTTGTCCAGTGTGTGATGTTggatacataaataaaaaagaattctatGATCATTTACGTATCCATGCTGGAGATGTATTACTAAAGCATGTGCAATGgttaaaaaatgcaaacaaTGAATTAGAAACAGTGTCAAAACATCATAATTCAAAAAAAATTGATGATAATCCTTATGAAACTACATTAAGGCCTTTCAAATGCCATCAGTGCAGTTTAACTTTTGACAGAGCTTCTCAATATGATTATCATCATCGAAGTATACATTTAGGTGAAAAGTCACAGCTCTGTGAAATTTGTGGCAAAGGTTTCTTTCGCAAGGCAGATTTAAAAACACATTTAAACATTCATTTAGGAACAAATGTTTGTATCTGTGAAGTTTGTGGGAGAAAATTTAATCACATATCTAATTTAATCAGACACTGCAGAATGCATGCTG GGGAAAAATTATATCCATGTTCCATTTGTGGAAAACGTTTTACTCAAATTAGTTCCCTTGCAAGACACAAACGTATTCACGAAAGG AAAAAAGATCATgcaatgtacaaaaataag TTTGTTGAAGGTAATGCACCTAGTCAGCAAAAGATTGTTAAGAGACAACATTACTGTAAGATTTGTGGtgaaagtttcaattttatttttctcttaagGGAGCACGAAAAATCCCATTCGCAAACTTTGGAGTGCAAAAACAATGAGGTG AGTTTTCAGAAAGCTACAGAACTGAAAGAACAAACACAATGTACTAATAATTTTGactttcttgaaaatgaaacaaatatgaaaaaagcTTCACCATTGgatgcaattatttatatcacgtCAGAacag TTAAAGAAAATCAATCTGGAGAATATTGAAGATAGTAGAAATCACATTTCACAAGAAGATCTatgcgaaacaaaaattttgggCGCTGAAGAATTAAGTGTTTCTGAGGAGGTAGCATTTAACGATGAACAAACACAACTTGTTCATGATAGTCCgcttttattatgtaaatccAATAATTctacagaaagagaaaatgtagCATATGCTGGTCCAttagatgaaaatattcttaaaaataaattatgtattcaaacGTACGAATCGGATTTACAAAAATCCGGAACAATATCGAATTATAACACCCTAATAAATACTCCTCTGAATGTTACCGATATGTTTCAAAAGATAGATCTATCGGAATCTAGTAACAATGAACATCTTAATTCCGattcaaatatacataaaaatgaggaaataaatttagtacaaagtgaaaaaatatcCGATGATTTGAAcgacataaataatattgtaaatcaTGATGAGCCAATGTTGCGTTTAGTACAAACAGAAACAGGGgaacaattttatgaatttctaattaataatttagttgAAAAACTGCCGAATCCGCAAATTGTTGAGTCCACAAAATGCTCCGAGAATAAAGATAACAGTACAAATATGAATGAAGAAAATCATGCAGAGCAGAGTATACGAGATGATATACATAACGATTTGAATTATTCACAATATGAATTACAAGGCGaggaaaaaaattttacaaatcagATTCTATTAGACACACAAAGTGAATTCGATAAATatgttgaaacaaatttcgaaGTATTCGAAAGATTAAATTACGACGATAGTCCCGAGCGATTTCTTGAATTTGTGGAATCAGGACTTGAAAATCAAAACTCGAAAATTTCAGATTGTAACAAAGATAGTGATGAATTcttacaatttcaaaattttagcGAAATTGACACTGTAGAATCGAATGTAAAAGATGATATTATCGATGacaataatagtaataatcaAATCGTTGAAACAGATGAAAAACAAGAGCAAAATGAAGATGTGACAAGtagtaatgaaaaattagagGATGAACAAGACTCAAAGAAGTCGAAaacgtttttaataaagtttcaatGTACAATATGTGAAAAGTCATTTTCAACTAGTTACAATTACAAGCAACACATCGGTACCCATTTCGCAGACCagcaaaaatttcattgcaaaGACTGTAAAATGTCATTTGCTTGGAAATCAACGTTAAATAAACACATTGCGAGCAATCATAGGCCAGATGGTCCACAGAAGTTTGCATgtgatatatgtaataaaatttataatacttctTCACAAGTAAAT GAGCATGTAAAACGAGATCATTTAAAACAACGGAACCATGTTTGTTCTCAGTGCggtaaatcattttttaaaaaatacgatttgAAAATGCATAATAGAATTCATACTGACGAACGGCCATATGTTTGTCGCGCTTGTGGAAAAAGATTTCATCATCGAAGTCACATTGTTCGTCACGAACGCATACACTTTTAG